CAATCTTTTCCGTTGACGGCTACCTGTACGTCATGTCCGAGCTGTTCCAACTTTGATTTCAAGTTGGCTCTGGTGACAGGGTCATGTTCAGCCACTAGGATATGTAGCGTAGGTTCGCCAGCGACGGGGAGGATTGCATCGACGTCGTCGAGCTTTGGATCAGAGCTAGTCCGGATAGCCATGGACAATTCGGATAAACTAGAGGGCGATGGACTCTCAGTTTCCAATAGCGGACGGGTCTCGGTTGAGTCAGTcttatcatcttcatcataaCCGGTACGCTTCGTCAATTTGAGATTTTCTGGGAACTGCAGTACAGACATTTTCGCAACACCACTGGCTTGTGTATCTATAAGAGCAGGAATATTAAGATTGTGATATTATCATGCAGACCATGGATCATCACTTACCACGAGATAGATGATGGCGGTTGTGGTAAGATGACCTGGTTGGTATAGGGCTTGAGAGTAAACAAACTAATAAATGGGGGTCTGGTAGGCCTGAACGAATGTGAATGATTGATATAATTTGGTTATTTTGCTGAAAACAACCTTTGCAGAGTATGCAGGGAGTGTGAATGGGATGAAAGTGTTCTCTCCATGGAAAGTACGCATTGAGTCCCAAAGGGGAAATGGCGAGGATCGGAGGGGAAATAGCGAGGCCCGGCACAACAGGCCTTCACAACATACTGAATATGCCTGGCATGGCCATAGTCTGACGACCGGTTGCTTACAACCGATTCCTCAAAACAATCCGATATTTATGATGATGTATTGAAAATGTAGATGAGTATAGCATGATGCTCGTCAACTTGTGGTTCTATTGTGCTTCCTTATCCTAGAACCATGCCCTTGAACGAGTATTTGCCTGCAAAAGAAAGCTCAAGATAGATGACAGAATGGATATCCAGAGTGTAGGTTGACATAGCAAGCGTATACTTCAATTGGCGGGTCACGTGTCGATGCCGTTCCCCAACGCAGTGCTTGACTTGCATCTCGCCATCTTTAAACCTCCCATTGTGTCTTGATCAGCCGCAAATATCTGTTATTGAAATCTGCAGAGCTACCTTTACCACCGTTACTATCTCTGGTTCAGAGATTCCGGGCATTTATATCCCTTGGGCTTTGTAGGCCCAATTGCCGTCCCAACACGAAATGCACCCTGCTCCATCTTATTTGCCTGGAAGTGACTATGAAGGTGGCCAAATCTTGCCGTCAGTGCCGTACCGCTAAGCGGAAATGCACATTTGACACTGGTTCTCGTTCTGCCTGCCTGATATGTGCCCAGAAAGGTCTCGAGTGTTCTTTAATCAGGTTGAACCCCACTCACCCAAAACCCATTGCTCCGGCAGCAACGACGTCCGAGAGCTCTGCCAAAGTAAACGACGAGTCCCGAAATCAGCTTGTCGATATATATTTAGCGCGTATCCATGACAAACCCCACACTCTGTTCCACCCAGCAACATTGAAGTCCCGGGTGCAAGCTGGAGCGCTACCTGAGCCGGTCCTGTTCAGTattctggctttggctgCCCGGTTCTCAAGCCACCAAGACACACGGGAGCGTGCCTGTGACCTTTTTCAAGCTGCCAAAGAGTCGTTCAAAAGAACACTTGATGAGGTGACACTGGATAATGTTCACGCTGCTGCCCTCATAGGTAATATTTGCGGAGTAGAAGGGGATGCAAGCGGAGAATCTCTCTTTTTCGGTAGGCGCGCTTAATTTGTGAATTACCTTAATATCTACAAATATCTGATCATTAACCAGGCATATCATTTCGCATGGCTTTGATTCTTCGTCTCCCAGAACCAAGACCGGAAGATGATAGGATCATGAAAGAAATCAGAATTCGGACTTACTGGTCTCTGTACATGATTGACCAGTGGTCATCAGCTGGCTTAGACGTGCCACGACAGATTCCAGATACGAGTAAAAATCCACTGCCCATGCCGGAACTGGAATACTGGCAGCTGAAACCGGGGGAGCATAAAATGGCAAAAGACCACAATCCCGGCCTTTGGGGCTACATGGTTATACTCGCTCAGATATTTGGAAAGATACACGAATTACACAGACAACTTGCTAACGGCGATCCAACAGATGTCCAGACGGAGGAACAGACCCGTGTATTGGCGCTACAACTCGAGAGATTTGCTCAGAACCTTCCTTCCAATGTGGTATACACGAAAGACAACCTGGAGCACCATGCCATGCTCGGACTGGGAGCAACTTTTGTTGCTCTTCATTTGGGCTATCATCATTATTCGACTTTGTTGTACTTCCACTACCTGGACTCTACTGTTTCCCGGGTTCCCAACCAGACCCTGTTTGCAGCGCGTTGCAAGTACCACGCGGCAGCCTTCAGTGACCTTTTGAACTTGTCCAACGGGGTTGCTGGATGCGAAGCTGTATATTTTATTGTTTCCCACATGACGGTTATATCGTCGTCGGTTTTGCTTCATACGCTCTTGTTTGGGGAACCCCACGAATTGCCTGATACTCGGAGACGACTGTCTTCCAACTTTCAGAttctcctcaaactcaaacAGTATTGGCCTGACGTGAATATGATGGTAAGCTCCTGTGGGCTAAATGATTCCCAACAATGTTTTTACTAAGTCTCTAGATTACACGACTCTTTACATTCCAAGACGCTTGCATGCGCTCAACGGACCAAGTCTATGTGGTCGATAAGTGGATAGTAAAATTTCTGCTTCAACATGCGCTGCCGATTGAGAAAAACCGTCGTCCACCAGCCACGGATTATCTCGCCGAACGAGATAGATTCGCCGAAGATGCGCTTTCCATCCTTCGACCAGTGGGATCGGGATAACTTGGTTGCACCTCGCCTGTCCGGCTTAGGTCTGGCTATTTGGCCACGTTCGGATTCGATTTAACACCCAGCTCCTCTGAACTCAACATGTTTGCCTTTTCACCATCGAACAATACCGCAATCTCTTCCAAAGTTGGACCTTTCGTTTCCACGAAGAGGAAATAAATACAAAGGCATTCAACGACGAGGATCGCAATATAGACAAAGTAAAACCGCCACTGCAACTCCTCTAGTCCAATTGGGTTTACGTATTGGTTGAAAACCGACGAGCAGCCGGTTAGAGCGAGACTAACCGCGAGGCCCTTGGCTCGGATATTGAATGGCAATATTTCTGCGCAGTATGCGATAGTGAGACCAGGCCACGCGAAGCCAGCAACACCATAGTACAGGAAGATCATCGCGATCACTGCACTTCCAGCTCCCGAGTCCTGATTTTGAGCGTATACCGCCGAGCACCTACAATAATTGGATTAGATCCCGATTATCCTGCTGATGAGATAGGATTGATTGTCATACCCAGTCCAAATACTGAAGGCGATCAACATTCCAATTGCGGCAATCATAAAGAGCTTTCGACGTCCTAGAACGTCGACAAGGAAAGCCGAAAACCCGATTGCCACAAGAAATGACCATATCTGCAATCCCCCATTGATGATTGCCTGGTCACTGGAAGATGTGATACCTACCGACTGAAGAATAGAGTGAATGTAATACGAAACCAACCCGTTTCCTGAGCACTGGGAGAAGAACGCAACCAGGGCAATAAGGAGAAATCGCTTTCGATTACCAGGAGTTTTGACGAGGAGTACCCAACTATTCCCGGAAATCTCTTTCTCAAGCCTTATCGTGCTCTGGATCTCATGAAACTGCCATTCGCAGAACGTGTCATTTCGATCTCCGTTGCCATGATACTACGCTTGCTTTGTTAGCTGGAAGTCGGGAACAAGTACGTTCAAGCGAAAGCAAGAAGAATGTCTCAACTATGCTTACCCTGACCAAAGTATTGAATGCATCTTCAGTTCTACCCTTTGCACAAAGCCAGCGAGGACTCTCTGGCAGTAGCCAAACACCTAAAAACTGAATGGCAGGCATAGCAGCCTGAAGCGCGACAGGGATCCTCCATGACGCATTTGACGTATATTTGATGGTTCCAAAAACCGTCCATGCTGCAATAATAGAGCCAACGTACCACAGTGTATTGTACATGGTTGTCAACGTGCCTCGGTGCTGAGGGTGTGCAAGCTCGGTTACGAGCAAGGGAGCTGCGCCTTGGCTGATGTTTGATCTATTTCAGTTAGTTCATTTGGGCTTTGAAATTGTCCCAAGATGAAGGTGTTACCCAAGACCAACTAAAAACCTCCCTGCAATGAACATGCCTCGATTTACCGACGGGGCAGACTGGACAATGACCCCTACAAAGAGCACGATGGTGCCCAGTGATACACATGCTCGACGGCCTAGCAGATCAGCAAGGTATGAAGCTGGCAGCTATGTTAGCATATATGAGCATTATTCATTGGAAAAGCATCTTACAGAAAAACAAAGCACATATGCCTCCAATGTTGTGGATCGCGGTCAGGAGCCCCAGGGTCGAGCCGGTAGGATTTCCAAAATCTGTTCCCGTGTCAGACAGCTAGGTCAAGTGAACAGTAATTGGGAGCTGCTCACACTCTCGCCATGGGGGCATTGTCTGGAGTCCGTTCAGAAGCGAGCCATCATATCCATTGATTGTCGATCCTGGAAAGTCATTCCATGAGCATATTTGACGTTTACGATTTGAGCGCCTCGCAACATACCGAGAAACAGTATAGGCATCATGACATAGAGCCTCCGCAATCCACAGTGCTTCCACCAGACAACTTCTGGGATTTGGAAGGCCGCAGAGTACCGCATTGGATCCTCGACATGTTCTGCGGAAGTCTCTTTTCTCTCGTCAATGTTTTTCGAAGTATCCATGATGGTATCATCAGACCACCGGTTGTCTGTTTGATTGGAGATCGCCTGGATTTCTCAAGTCACGGCCGGAGAGGTTAACCGGCCGTATAAAGAGGATATGGTATAGGAATTTATACTTCCGACAGGATTATATAGGAGTCATGATATATTAACCGGGTGCTGGGCAGGGTCTTTCATTTTGCCGAGTCAACATACCCGCCACGTTTGGCCTGACAGATCCGGGGATGTTCTCatggagaaagaagaacaaagcGGAAGATTTCTCCATATTTCCAAATGTTTGGAGGCTATTCGAATTAGTGGAACGAACCTTATTGGGTCCGTCTCCATTCCAAGGGGAAAGCGGGATATCAGCCAGTCAGCAACGGTCTTTGCCCGCTTCCCCGCATACCAGTCTTGATGCCAagcgatgaagctggagttgTCGAGGCCAGAGTCGTACGATGACGATCTGCTGCGATTCGAGATTTATTCGCAGTATCGCCCAATGGACTGCTTTCAATCCCGAAAGGTGCGTCAGAGCCATATGTAGAGCTCCGGCGGGGGAGGACATGAATCGCATATGGCTAGTTATTTAATGCAGCCCCTACCACCCCAACGGCTGTGCACACATCATCCAGATCAGTTTTCCCTTTATACCGACTGCCATAATGTCTCCCGCAAACACAGCGCTCCCTCACCTCCGGACAACGGACGGCGGAAAGGAACTTGTGGTTCACGGACGGCCCTTCCTTATCCTTGGCGGCGAGCTACAGAACTCTTCTTTTACGTCGGCCGAGTACATGGAGACAGCCTGGCAAAATCTAGTTGACACCCACTATAATACTGTCCTTGGCTGCGTTACCTGGGAATCAATTGAGCCGATCGAAGGTCAATTCTCATTCAAAGAGCTGGACAAAGCCATCCTTGGAGCCCGAAAGCATGGGCTTCACCTTGTCTTGTTGTGGTTCGGCTCATTCAAGAATGGTATTTCGACCTATGTCCCTGCATGGGTCAAAACAGATCCCAAGCGTTTCCCCCGTGCAAAATTGAGAAAGGCCCGGGGGGTCCTTAGAACCGGCGACGTGCTTTCGATCTTCCACGACCAGGGTCCAAAATGCGATGCTAGAGCGTTTTCCCAATTGATGCGCCATTTGAAGGAGTTTGATGAGGAGCATTCCACGGTAATCATGGTGCAGGTGGAAAACGAGACCGGGCTTCTGGGCGATTCACGAGACGCCAGCGCAGAAGCCGAGAAACGCTTCTCCCAGACTGTACCGCAGGAACTGATTTCGTTTTTGGCGGACGACTGGAATGATCTCCACGTTGATTTACGAGACAACCTAGCCCACTTCAAGGCACAGTCCCAGCAAAAAGGCTCGTGGGCTGAGGTCTTTGGCAAAGGGCCACGAACTGATGAGCTTTTCATGGCCTATCACTACGCTCATTACCTCAATCAAGTGACCTCGGCAGGCAAGGCAGAATATTCGATCCCCCTTTATACAAACGTATGGCAGAACTAcgtcggcgaagatggtgatAATGACTTCCCCATCATCGCTGGCGGCGGTGGGCTGCCAGGGGACTACCCATCAGGCGGAGGAACCACCACCGTACTAGACGTCTGGCAAAAGTTCGCCCCATCATTGGACTTCATCGCGCCAGATGTTTACCTAAATGAATACTCTGCCTCTTGTGCTAAGTACCGCCACCGCAACCAACCCTTGTTCATCCCTGAGCAACGCCGTGACGACTACGGTGCGCGGCGTATATGGGCTGCATACGGCTCCTACCAAGCCATCGGCGTTTCTCCCTTCGGAATCGATACCCAGGAAGCAGCTACAAACCCCTTTACTCGTCACTACGCACTCCTCGACTCCGTCTCCCAActcgtcctcgccgcccACCGCAAGCCCGGCTCCTCAGTCGGT
This is a stretch of genomic DNA from Aspergillus puulaauensis MK2 DNA, chromosome 8, nearly complete sequence. It encodes these proteins:
- a CDS encoding uncharacterized protein (COG:S;~EggNog:ENOG410PW3K;~InterPro:IPR036864,IPR007219,IPR001138;~PFAM:PF00172,PF04082;~TransMembrane:1 (o386-409i);~go_function: GO:0000981 - DNA-binding transcription factor activity, RNA polymerase II-specific [Evidence IEA];~go_function: GO:0003677 - DNA binding [Evidence IEA];~go_function: GO:0008270 - zinc ion binding [Evidence IEA];~go_process: GO:0006351 - transcription, DNA-templated [Evidence IEA];~go_process: GO:0006355 - regulation of transcription, DNA-templated [Evidence IEA]) encodes the protein MKVAKSCRQCRTAKRKCTFDTGSRSACLICAQKGLECSLIRLNPTHPKPIAPAATTSESSAKVNDESRNQLVDIYLARIHDKPHTLFHPATLKSRVQAGALPEPVLFSILALAARFSSHQDTRERACDLFQAAKESFKRTLDEVTLDNVHAAALIGNICGVEGDASGESLFFGISFRMALILRLPEPRPEDDRIMKEIRIRTYWSLYMIDQWSSAGLDVPRQIPDTSKNPLPMPELEYWQLKPGEHKMAKDHNPGLWGYMVILAQIFGKIHELHRQLANGDPTDVQTEEQTRVLALQLERFAQNLPSNVVYTKDNLEHHAMLGLGATFVALHLGYHHYSTLLYFHYLDSTVSRVPNQTLFAARCKYHAAAFSDLLNLSNGVAGCEAVYFIVSHMTVISSSVLLHTLLFGEPHELPDTRRRLSSNFQILLKLKQYWPDVNMMITRLFTFQDACMRSTDQVYVVDKWIVKFLLQHALPIEKNRRPPATDYLAERDRFAEDALSILRPVGSG
- a CDS encoding putative beta-galactosidase (CAZy:GH35;~COG:G;~EggNog:ENOG410PFSF;~InterPro:IPR040719,IPR017853,IPR013529,IPR001944;~PFAM:PF18120,PF01301;~go_component: GO:0009341 - beta-galactosidase complex [Evidence IEA];~go_function: GO:0004553 - hydrolase activity, hydrolyzing O-glycosyl compounds [Evidence IEA];~go_function: GO:0004565 - beta-galactosidase activity [Evidence IEA];~go_process: GO:0005975 - carbohydrate metabolic process [Evidence IEA]), which encodes MSPANTALPHLRTTDGGKELVVHGRPFLILGGELQNSSFTSAEYMETAWQNLVDTHYNTVLGCVTWESIEPIEGQFSFKELDKAILGARKHGLHLVLLWFGSFKNGISTYVPAWVKTDPKRFPRAKLRKARGVLRTGDVLSIFHDQGPKCDARAFSQLMRHLKEFDEEHSTVIMVQVENETGLLGDSRDASAEAEKRFSQTVPQELISFLADDWNDLHVDLRDNLAHFKAQSQQKGSWAEVFGKGPRTDELFMAYHYAHYLNQVTSAGKAEYSIPLYTNVWQNYVGEDGDNDFPIIAGGGGLPGDYPSGGGTTTVLDVWQKFAPSLDFIAPDVYLNEYSASCAKYRHRNQPLFIPEQRRDDYGARRIWAAYGSYQAIGVSPFGIDTQEAATNPFTRHYALLDSVSQLVLAAHRKPGSSVGFYFDDLSADGTDPSKPIVKHFSGYEITIERCFVFGKPGPGSGMVIHLGGAKFLLIGWGFQARAKSLSPTSAFTGILRFEEKLVSDKETGELRTLRVLNGDETRSGIYAMMPSEDPDYGGFPICVTIPARTMIAEVEFYSLDEADV
- a CDS encoding sugar porter family MFS transporter (COG:G;~EggNog:ENOG410PK84;~InterPro:IPR005829,IPR005828,IPR003663,IPR036259, IPR020846;~PFAM:PF00083,PF07690;~TransMembrane:12 (i44-65o85-108i115-134o140-162i182-200o206-227i296-318o338-357i364-386o398-421i433-451o463-482i);~go_component: GO:0016020 - membrane [Evidence IEA];~go_component: GO:0016021 - integral component of membrane [Evidence IEA];~go_function: GO:0022857 - transmembrane transporter activity [Evidence IEA];~go_process: GO:0055085 - transmembrane transport [Evidence IEA]) yields the protein MDTSKNIDERKETSAEHVEDPMRYSAAFQIPEVVWWKHCGLRRLYVMMPILFLGSTINGYDGSLLNGLQTMPPWREYFGNPTGSTLGLLTAIHNIGGICALFFSSYLADLLGRRACVSLGTIVLFVGVIVQSAPSVNRGMFIAGRFLVGLGSNISQGAAPLLVTELAHPQHRGTLTTMYNTLWYVGSIIAAWTVFGTIKYTSNASWRIPVALQAAMPAIQFLGVWLLPESPRWLCAKGRTEDAFNTLVRYHGNGDRNDTFCEWQFHEIQSTIRLEKEISGNSWVLLVKTPGNRKRFLLIALVAFFSQCSGNGLVSYYIHSILQSVGITSSSDQAIINGGLQIWSFLVAIGFSAFLVDVLGRRKLFMIAAIGMLIAFSIWTGCSAVYAQNQDSGAGSAVIAMIFLYYGVAGFAWPGLTIAYCAEILPFNIRAKGLAVSLALTGCSSVFNQYVNPIGLEELQWRFYFVYIAILVVECLCIYFLFVETKGPTLEEIAVLFDGEKANMLSSEELGVKSNPNVAK